Proteins from one Pseudomonas sp. KBS0710 genomic window:
- a CDS encoding type I secretion system permease/ATPase has product MAKSHVVAPLFRALGEYKSILISIGCFTALINLLMLVPSIYMLQVYDRVLSSQNETTLVMLTLMVVGFFVFIGTLEVLRSFVVIRIGSQLERRFNLRVYKAAFERNLQRGQGHAGQSLGDLTVIRQFITGPALFAFFDAPWFPIYLFVIFLFNVWLGVLATAGAVLLIALACLNEYLTKKPLGEAGAFSQQSTQLATSHLHNAETIQAMGMLGALRKRWFAVHSQFLGFQNRASDTGSVITSLSKSLRLCLQSLVLGLGAFLVIKGEMTAGMMIAGSILMGRVLSPIDQLIAVWKQWSSAKLAYQRLDDLLREFPPEAEPMSLPAPKGQVSFEHVSAGPPGRRMATLQQVSFSLGAGEVLGVLGASGSGKSTLARVLVGVWPTLAGTVRLDGADIHRWNRDDLGPHIGYLPQDIELFSGSIADNIARFCEADPELVVKAAQQAGVHELILRLPQGYDTVLGDNGGGLSGGQKQRVALARALYGAPRLIVLDEPNSNLDTVGEAALASAIMQMKAQGSSVVLVTHRSSALAQADKLLVLSDGQLQAFGPSQEVLRALSGQQQQEAPREKAGVSLSRQYQTGRNPGA; this is encoded by the coding sequence ATGGCGAAGTCCCATGTGGTTGCGCCCTTGTTCAGGGCGTTGGGTGAATACAAGAGTATTTTAATCAGCATCGGCTGCTTTACCGCACTGATAAATCTATTGATGCTGGTGCCGTCGATTTACATGCTGCAAGTGTATGACCGTGTGTTGTCCTCCCAGAACGAAACCACCCTGGTGATGTTGACGCTGATGGTCGTGGGCTTCTTTGTGTTTATCGGCACGCTGGAAGTGCTGCGCAGTTTTGTCGTGATACGCATCGGCAGCCAGTTGGAGCGGCGCTTCAACTTGCGGGTGTACAAAGCCGCGTTTGAACGCAACCTGCAACGCGGCCAGGGGCATGCCGGGCAATCGCTGGGCGATTTGACCGTGATCCGCCAATTTATCACCGGGCCGGCGCTGTTTGCGTTCTTCGATGCGCCGTGGTTTCCCATCTACCTGTTTGTGATTTTCCTCTTCAATGTGTGGCTGGGCGTGTTGGCCACGGCGGGCGCTGTGCTGTTGATCGCACTGGCGTGCCTGAATGAATACCTGACCAAAAAACCACTGGGCGAGGCAGGGGCCTTTTCCCAGCAGTCGACCCAATTGGCCACCAGCCACTTGCACAACGCCGAAACCATTCAGGCCATGGGCATGCTCGGTGCGTTGCGCAAACGCTGGTTCGCAGTGCATTCGCAGTTCCTCGGGTTTCAGAACCGGGCCAGCGACACCGGCTCGGTGATTACCTCGCTGAGCAAATCCCTGCGCCTGTGCCTGCAATCCCTGGTGCTGGGCCTGGGTGCCTTTCTGGTGATCAAAGGCGAGATGACCGCCGGCATGATGATCGCCGGGTCCATCCTGATGGGCCGTGTGCTCAGCCCTATCGACCAATTGATTGCGGTATGGAAGCAGTGGAGTTCGGCCAAGCTGGCGTACCAGCGCCTTGACGACCTGCTGCGTGAGTTCCCGCCCGAAGCCGAGCCAATGAGCTTGCCGGCGCCCAAGGGCCAAGTGAGTTTCGAACACGTCAGCGCCGGCCCGCCCGGGCGGCGCATGGCAACCCTGCAGCAGGTCAGTTTCAGCCTCGGTGCCGGTGAAGTGCTGGGCGTGCTCGGTGCCTCGGGTTCGGGCAAGTCGACCCTGGCCCGCGTGCTGGTTGGCGTGTGGCCGACCCTGGCTGGCACCGTGCGCCTGGACGGTGCGGATATCCATCGCTGGAACCGCGACGACCTCGGCCCGCATATCGGCTATTTGCCTCAGGACATCGAACTGTTCAGCGGCAGCATCGCCGACAACATTGCGCGCTTTTGTGAAGCTGACCCGGAGCTGGTTGTGAAAGCGGCGCAACAGGCTGGTGTACATGAACTGATCCTGCGCTTGCCCCAGGGCTACGACACCGTGCTGGGCGACAACGGCGGCGGCCTTTCCGGCGGGCAGAAACAGCGCGTGGCCCTGGCGCGTGCGCTGTACGGCGCGCCGCGTTTGATCGTGCTGGATGAGCCCAACTCCAACCTCGACACCGTGGGCGAGGCCGCGTTGGCCAGCGCCATCATGCAGATGAAAGCCCAGGGCAGCAGCGTGGTGCTGGTCACCCACCGTTCCTCGGCGTTGGCCCAGGCCGACAAGTTGCTGGTGCTCAGCGACGGCCAGTTGCAGGCCTTCGGCCCCAGCCAGGAAGTGCTGCGCGCGTTGTCGGGCCAGCAACAGCAGGAAGCGCCACGGGAAAAGGCCGGTGTGAGCCTTAGCCGTCAGTACCAGACCGGAAGGAATCCAGGCGCATGA
- a CDS encoding HlyD family type I secretion periplasmic adaptor subunit, which yields MSSLTVEPRFKERDAGFFVKMGWLLTVVGAGGFFLWASLAPLDQGIPVQGTVVVSGKRKAVQTFSPGVVSRILVKEGELVKQGQPLFRLDQTQNQADVQSLQAQYRMAWASVARWQSERDNQATITFPAELSANPDPALALVLEGQRQLFSSRREAFAREQAGIRANIDGATSQLSGMRRARTDLSAQAQSLRDQLANLQPLADNGYIPRNRLLDYQRQLSQVQQDLAQNTGESGRVEQGILESRLKLQQHSEEYQKEVRSQLADAQLRSLTLEQQLTSAGFDLQHSEINAPADGIAVNLSVHTEGAVVRAGETLLEIVPQGTRLEVEGHLPVHLVDKVGTHLPVDILFTAFNQSRTPRVPGEVSLISADQMLDEKTGQPYYVLRTTVSEAALEKLHGLVIKPGMPAEMFVRTGERSLLNYLFKPLLDRAGSALTEE from the coding sequence ATGAGCAGCCTTACTGTAGAGCCCCGCTTCAAAGAGCGTGACGCCGGTTTTTTCGTGAAAATGGGCTGGTTGCTGACGGTTGTCGGTGCCGGTGGGTTTTTCCTCTGGGCCAGCCTTGCGCCATTGGACCAAGGCATTCCCGTCCAAGGCACGGTGGTGGTGTCGGGCAAGCGCAAGGCCGTGCAAACCTTCAGCCCCGGCGTGGTCAGCCGCATCCTGGTGAAGGAAGGCGAACTGGTCAAACAGGGCCAGCCGCTGTTTCGCCTCGACCAGACCCAGAACCAGGCCGACGTGCAGTCGCTGCAAGCCCAGTACCGCATGGCTTGGGCCAGCGTGGCGCGCTGGCAGAGCGAGCGTGACAACCAGGCAACGATTACCTTTCCCGCTGAGCTGAGCGCCAACCCCGACCCGGCTTTGGCGTTGGTGCTGGAAGGCCAACGCCAGCTGTTCAGCAGCCGCCGCGAAGCCTTTGCCCGCGAGCAGGCCGGGATCCGCGCCAACATCGATGGCGCCACCTCGCAACTAAGTGGCATGCGCCGTGCGCGCACCGACCTGTCTGCCCAGGCCCAATCCCTGCGTGATCAACTGGCCAACCTGCAACCCTTGGCCGACAACGGTTATATCCCACGCAACCGCTTGCTGGACTACCAGCGCCAACTGTCCCAGGTACAACAGGACCTGGCGCAAAACACTGGCGAAAGTGGTCGAGTGGAGCAGGGCATTCTCGAGTCGCGCCTCAAGTTGCAGCAGCACAGTGAGGAATATCAGAAAGAGGTGCGCAGCCAACTGGCCGATGCGCAACTGCGCAGCCTGACCCTGGAACAGCAACTGACCTCGGCGGGCTTTGACTTGCAACACAGCGAGATCAACGCGCCGGCCGATGGCATTGCGGTCAACCTCAGTGTGCACACCGAGGGCGCCGTGGTGCGCGCCGGTGAAACCCTGCTGGAGATCGTGCCCCAAGGCACGCGCCTGGAAGTGGAAGGGCATTTGCCGGTGCACCTGGTCGACAAGGTAGGCACGCATTTGCCGGTCGACATCCTGTTTACCGCCTTCAACCAGAGCCGCACCCCGCGCGTACCGGGCGAAGTCAGCCTGATCTCGGCCGACCAGATGCTCGATGAAAAGACCGGCCAGCCTTACTACGTATTGCGCACCACCGTCAGCGAGGCTGCATTGGAAAAACTCCACGGTCTGGTGATCAAGCCAGGCATGCCCGCCGAGATGTTTGTACGCACTGGCGAACGCTCGCTGCTTAATTACCTGTTCAAGCCGCTGCTCGATCGCGCCGGTTCTGCGTTGACTGAGGAATGA
- a CDS encoding polyamine ABC transporter substrate-binding protein — protein MKAIALLPLMLVAAISQAAETVKIYNWSDYIAPDTTKNFQKEAGIGFTYDVYDSNETLDGKLMTGKSGYDVVFPSNHFMARQIQGGALKKLDKSQLPNWKNLNPVLLKALQNNDPGNEHGFPYLWGSTGIGYNIDKVKAVLGDNAPVDSWDLIFKPENMAKLQKCGVAILDNGPELLPAALNYLGLPPHSKKAEDYKKAEDLLMKVRPYVAYFHSSKYTADLANGDICVAVGFSGDILQAESRAKEARNGVNIGYNIPKEGAAIWFDMVAMPADAPDEKAGYAFMNYLLRPEVMASITNYVHYANGNAAADSLVDPVIKADTKVYPSAEMMGKLFALEAMPLNIDRIRTRVWNTIRTGR, from the coding sequence ATGAAAGCCATTGCCCTGTTGCCCTTGATGTTGGTGGCCGCTATCAGCCAGGCCGCCGAGACGGTGAAGATCTACAACTGGTCGGACTACATCGCGCCGGACACCACCAAGAACTTCCAGAAAGAAGCCGGCATAGGTTTCACCTACGACGTGTACGACAGCAACGAGACCCTCGACGGCAAGTTGATGACCGGCAAATCCGGCTATGACGTGGTGTTTCCGTCCAACCACTTCATGGCCCGGCAGATCCAGGGCGGCGCGCTTAAAAAACTCGACAAGAGCCAGCTGCCCAACTGGAAGAACCTCAACCCGGTGCTGCTCAAGGCCCTGCAAAACAATGACCCGGGCAATGAGCATGGTTTCCCCTACCTGTGGGGCAGCACCGGCATCGGCTACAACATCGACAAGGTCAAGGCGGTGCTCGGTGATAACGCGCCCGTGGACTCCTGGGACCTGATCTTCAAACCCGAGAACATGGCCAAGCTGCAAAAATGTGGCGTGGCGATTCTCGATAACGGCCCGGAACTGCTGCCAGCGGCGCTTAATTACCTGGGCCTGCCGCCCCACAGCAAGAAGGCCGAGGACTACAAAAAGGCTGAAGACCTGTTGATGAAAGTGCGTCCGTATGTGGCCTACTTCCATTCCTCGAAATACACCGCCGACCTGGCCAATGGCGACATTTGTGTGGCCGTCGGCTTCTCCGGCGATATCCTGCAGGCCGAAAGCCGCGCCAAGGAAGCCAGGAACGGCGTGAACATCGGCTACAACATTCCCAAGGAAGGCGCCGCCATCTGGTTCGACATGGTCGCCATGCCCGCCGATGCCCCGGACGAAAAAGCCGGTTACGCGTTCATGAACTACCTGCTGCGCCCGGAAGTGATGGCCAGCATCACCAACTACGTGCATTACGCCAACGGCAACGCCGCTGCCGACAGCCTGGTAGACCCGGTGATCAAGGCCGACACCAAGGTGTACCCAAGCGCGGAAATGATGGGCAAGTTGTTTGCGCTTGAAGCCATGCCGCTGAACATCGACCGGATTCGTACACGGGTATGGAACACCATTCGTACCGGCCGCTAG
- a CDS encoding serralysin family metalloprotease, with amino-acid sequence MSKVKDKAIVSAAQASTAYSQIDSFSHLYDRGGNLTVNGKPSFTVDQAADHLLRENAAYRDIDGNGKIDLTYTFLTSASSATMNKHGISGFSQFNTQQKAQAALAMQSWADVANVTFTEKASGGDFHMTFGNYSSGQDGAAAFAYLPGTNAKYNQSGLDGTSWYLTNNSYTPNKTPDLNNYGRQTLTHEIGHTLGLDHPGDYNAGTGNPSYKDADYGQDTRGYSVMSYWSESNTNQNFSKGGVEAYSSGPLIDDIAAIQKLYGANYATRAGDTTYGFNSNTGRDFLSATSNADKLVFSVWDGGGNDTLDFSGFTQNQKINLNETSFSDVGGLVGNVSIAKGVTVENAFGGSGNDLIIGNNVANIIKGGAGNDIIYGGGGADQLWGGAGNDTFVYGASSDSKPGAADKIFDFTSGSDKIDLSGITKGAGLSFVNAFTGHAGDAVLSYASGTNLGTLAVDFSGHGVADFLVTTVGQAVASDIVA; translated from the coding sequence ATGTCAAAAGTAAAAGACAAAGCTATTGTATCTGCCGCGCAAGCCAGCACTGCTTACTCGCAAATCGATAGCTTCAGCCATCTGTATGACCGTGGCGGCAACCTCACGGTCAATGGCAAGCCCTCGTTCACCGTGGACCAGGCTGCTGACCACCTGCTGCGCGAGAACGCTGCGTATCGGGACATTGATGGTAACGGCAAGATCGACCTCACCTACACCTTCCTGACCTCGGCTTCCTCGGCCACCATGAACAAACATGGCATCTCCGGGTTCAGCCAGTTCAACACCCAGCAGAAAGCACAGGCCGCATTGGCCATGCAATCCTGGGCGGATGTGGCCAACGTCACCTTCACCGAGAAAGCCTCGGGCGGTGACTTCCACATGACCTTTGGCAACTACAGCAGCGGCCAGGACGGCGCGGCGGCCTTCGCTTACCTGCCTGGCACCAATGCCAAGTACAACCAGAGCGGGCTGGACGGTACCTCCTGGTACCTGACCAACAACAGCTACACGCCGAACAAGACGCCGGACCTGAACAACTATGGCCGGCAGACCCTGACCCACGAAATCGGCCACACCCTGGGCCTGGATCACCCTGGCGACTACAACGCCGGGACCGGCAACCCTTCGTACAAAGACGCGGACTATGGACAGGACACGCGTGGCTACAGCGTCATGAGTTACTGGAGCGAGAGCAACACCAACCAGAACTTCAGTAAAGGCGGGGTCGAAGCCTATTCGTCCGGCCCGCTGATCGACGACATCGCCGCGATCCAGAAGCTCTACGGCGCCAACTACGCCACCCGCGCCGGCGACACTACCTACGGTTTCAACTCCAATACCGGGCGTGATTTCCTCAGCGCCACCTCCAATGCCGACAAGCTGGTGTTCTCGGTATGGGACGGTGGCGGCAACGACACCCTGGACTTCTCCGGTTTTACCCAAAACCAGAAGATCAACCTCAATGAGACCTCGTTCTCCGACGTTGGCGGCCTGGTGGGCAACGTGTCCATCGCCAAGGGCGTCACTGTCGAGAACGCCTTCGGTGGTTCGGGCAACGACCTGATCATCGGCAACAACGTTGCCAACATCATCAAGGGCGGTGCCGGCAACGACATCATCTACGGCGGTGGCGGTGCGGACCAACTGTGGGGCGGCGCCGGCAACGACACCTTTGTGTACGGTGCCAGTTCCGACTCCAAGCCGGGTGCTGCGGACAAGATCTTTGACTTCACCTCAGGTTCGGACAAGATCGACCTGTCCGGCATCACCAAAGGTGCAGGCTTGAGCTTCGTCAATGCATTCACCGGGCATGCCGGCGATGCTGTACTGAGCTATGCCTCGGGTACCAACCTGGGCACCTTGGCGGTGGACTTCTCCGGGCACGGCGTGGCGGACTTCCTCGTCACCACCGTCGGCCAGGCCGTCGCCAGCGATATCGTAGCCTGA
- a CDS encoding helix-turn-helix transcriptional regulator has protein sequence MSLFREVGMHAGLGRTVAHLGTERFWKQLVLLLHQCLPFDNALAIFYPLDGPPLALEEYDAQPSSKPASMLVYLNGLYLIDPFYQAYREGYASGVYRLEEVAPDHFRQSEYFLNYFHDNVLEDEVQFILQLPGTGTLSLSLGMQRRFNFEETGLMTTLAAWVLPLMQQHWQQSTQRAPAMETQIRDALSHFGSGVLSERELEVARLVLRGFSSKAMAERLKISPDTVKVHRRHLYAKLDISSQPELFSLFIQSLGHDLENP, from the coding sequence ATGAGCCTGTTCAGAGAGGTCGGCATGCATGCTGGCCTGGGCCGCACCGTCGCACACCTGGGCACCGAGCGCTTCTGGAAGCAGTTGGTGCTGTTGCTGCACCAATGCCTGCCGTTCGATAACGCCCTGGCGATTTTTTACCCCCTCGATGGCCCGCCCCTGGCCCTGGAAGAATACGACGCCCAGCCCAGCAGCAAACCGGCCTCAATGCTGGTGTACCTTAATGGCCTGTACCTGATCGACCCGTTTTACCAGGCCTACCGCGAAGGGTATGCCAGCGGCGTGTATCGCCTGGAGGAAGTGGCGCCGGACCATTTTCGCCAGAGTGAATACTTCCTCAACTACTTCCACGACAACGTGCTCGAAGACGAGGTGCAATTCATTCTGCAATTGCCGGGTACGGGGACGCTGTCGTTATCGCTGGGCATGCAGCGGCGCTTCAACTTTGAAGAAACCGGCTTGATGACCACACTGGCGGCCTGGGTGCTGCCGTTGATGCAACAGCACTGGCAGCAAAGCACCCAGCGTGCGCCGGCGATGGAGACGCAGATCCGCGATGCGTTGAGTCACTTTGGCAGCGGTGTACTGTCGGAGCGCGAGCTGGAAGTGGCGCGTCTGGTGTTGCGAGGGTTTTCGTCCAAGGCCATGGCCGAGCGCTTGAAGATCTCGCCGGATACCGTGAAGGTGCACCGGCGACACCTGTACGCCAAGCTGGATATTTCTTCGCAGCCGGAGCTGTTTTCGTTGTTTATCCAGTCGCTGGGGCATGATCTGGAAAACCCCTGA
- a CDS encoding protease inhibitor Inh/omp19 family protein, producing MPRFSHLIACASQVLFVSAGAHVMASSLVLPTTAQLAGHWQLQQQDQVCALDLLDQPNAVAGDVDCAERWLGDKPLSWSPTPDGIWLFNAEGTGIVHLNREKDGEYKGHTPSIAEVVLQRTP from the coding sequence ATGCCGCGTTTTTCCCATTTGATCGCCTGTGCTTCACAGGTGTTGTTCGTTTCGGCAGGAGCCCACGTTATGGCGAGCAGTCTGGTTTTACCCACCACCGCGCAATTGGCCGGCCATTGGCAATTGCAGCAACAGGACCAGGTGTGTGCACTCGACCTGTTGGATCAGCCCAACGCCGTGGCCGGTGATGTCGACTGTGCCGAACGTTGGCTGGGTGATAAACCGCTGAGCTGGTCGCCGACCCCGGACGGTATCTGGCTGTTTAACGCCGAGGGCACCGGGATTGTTCATTTGAACCGCGAGAAAGACGGTGAATACAAAGGGCACACACCTTCAATAGCGGAAGTTGTGCTGCAACGAACACCTTAA
- a CDS encoding APC family permease gives MSASPAPDGVLKPTLSVFDVVAITVSAVTPASSVFVIAPFAIQQAGSGVFLAFVMAALLALMFAFCYAELGRAHNSAGGEYVYAKRVFGGMAGYATFLTVLVMLLFIPPVLATGAATYLNNALGTKFDSQTVALVIVVCSYALGILNIKLNAWITGTCLLLEVAALLVIVFIGFGNPVQPASVLFQPQIVENGVLHLAPWALVIGAVGIGLFSFNGYGPAVLLAEDMKCGGKGVHKAVLWSLGLVVVIELVPITALLIGAPSLSEMISSPDPIGYLLSSHGNETLSRLVSAGIFLSVFNAIVAIVIQIGRVVFSSGRDALWTPRINALFTRIHPRWDSPWLATLFLAVPSALLSFSSNLADLTSFSVLLIILVYLVVALSALMSRVLLRDREHPYRMPLWPLPAVLAVLGAGYLLVTLIAAASVRDIMIIIGLLALSVILYCISGRTSPAFQKL, from the coding sequence ATGAGTGCTTCCCCCGCGCCAGACGGCGTGCTCAAGCCAACGCTGAGTGTTTTCGATGTGGTGGCCATTACGGTTTCGGCGGTCACGCCGGCCAGCTCCGTATTCGTGATTGCACCCTTTGCCATCCAGCAGGCGGGCAGTGGTGTGTTCCTGGCGTTTGTGATGGCAGCCTTGCTCGCGCTGATGTTCGCCTTCTGTTACGCCGAACTCGGGCGCGCCCATAACAGCGCCGGTGGTGAATACGTGTACGCCAAGCGGGTGTTTGGCGGCATGGCCGGTTATGCGACGTTTCTGACGGTGCTGGTGATGCTGTTGTTCATCCCGCCAGTGTTGGCCACCGGCGCCGCGACGTACCTGAATAATGCCCTGGGCACAAAATTCGACTCGCAAACCGTCGCCCTGGTCATCGTGGTGTGCAGCTACGCCTTGGGCATCCTCAATATCAAGCTCAATGCCTGGATTACCGGCACCTGCCTGCTGTTGGAAGTGGCGGCGTTGCTGGTGATCGTGTTTATCGGCTTTGGCAACCCGGTACAACCGGCCAGCGTGCTGTTCCAGCCGCAGATCGTCGAAAACGGAGTGCTGCACCTGGCGCCCTGGGCACTGGTGATTGGCGCCGTGGGCATCGGCCTGTTCTCGTTCAACGGTTATGGCCCTGCGGTGTTGCTGGCCGAAGACATGAAGTGCGGTGGCAAAGGCGTGCACAAGGCGGTGCTGTGGTCGCTGGGGCTGGTGGTGGTGATCGAGTTGGTGCCGATCACCGCGCTATTGATCGGCGCGCCGTCGCTGAGCGAGATGATCAGCAGCCCCGACCCGATCGGCTATCTACTGAGCAGCCACGGCAATGAAACCCTGTCACGGCTGGTCAGCGCCGGGATCTTCCTGTCGGTGTTCAACGCGATTGTCGCCATTGTCATCCAGATTGGCCGTGTGGTCTTCAGCAGCGGCCGTGACGCCCTGTGGACGCCGCGCATCAACGCGCTGTTCACGCGCATTCACCCGCGCTGGGATTCACCGTGGCTGGCCACGCTGTTTTTAGCGGTGCCTTCGGCGCTGTTGAGTTTCAGCTCGAACCTGGCGGACCTGACGTCCTTCAGTGTATTGCTGATCATCCTGGTGTACCTGGTGGTGGCGTTGAGCGCGCTGATGAGCCGGGTGCTGCTGCGTGATCGCGAGCATCCGTATCGCATGCCGTTATGGCCGCTGCCGGCAGTGCTGGCCGTGCTGGGCGCCGGTTACCTGCTGGTGACCCTGATCGCGGCGGCGTCGGTACGCGACATCATGATCATCATCGGCTTGCTGGCCTTGTCGGTGATTTTGTATTGCATCAGTGGCCGGACGAGTCCGGCGTTTCAGAAACTGTAA
- a CDS encoding P1 family peptidase, which yields MRARQLGITLGLGTPGELNAITDVPGVRVGHTTLKTSIDGKQVRTGVSVIQPRAGEARQQPCFAGYHVLNGNGDATGLEWISEAGLLTTPIAITNTHSIGIVRDSLIALERERLADPAVYWCMPVVMETYDGLLNDIWGQHVKPEHVRQALDAAEGGPVQEGAVGGGTGMICHEFKGGIGTASRRVSEEQGGWTVGVLVQANHGKRQELRVDGYPVGRQLVDIPSPFAERGTPGMGSIVVIIATDAPLLPHQCQRLAQRASIGIARTGGGTEDSSGDLFLAFATGNHGLPPADYGRKDLPLSSVLRMVNNDHISPLFSAAAEAVEEAIINAILAGEDMTTEDGVRVPGLSDEVLIGALNKCGWSLSR from the coding sequence ATGCGTGCACGTCAATTGGGCATTACGTTGGGGCTGGGCACGCCCGGCGAATTGAATGCCATCACCGATGTTCCCGGCGTCCGCGTGGGTCACACCACGCTCAAGACCAGCATCGACGGCAAGCAGGTGCGCACCGGCGTCAGTGTGATCCAGCCACGCGCCGGGGAGGCGCGACAGCAACCGTGTTTCGCCGGCTACCACGTGCTCAACGGCAATGGCGATGCCACCGGCCTTGAGTGGATCAGCGAGGCGGGGCTGCTGACCACGCCCATCGCCATCACCAACACCCACAGCATCGGGATTGTGCGTGACAGCCTGATCGCCCTGGAGCGCGAGCGCCTGGCGGACCCGGCGGTGTATTGGTGCATGCCGGTGGTGATGGAAACCTACGATGGCCTGCTCAACGATATCTGGGGCCAGCACGTCAAGCCTGAACATGTGCGCCAGGCACTGGACGCGGCCGAGGGCGGGCCGGTGCAAGAGGGCGCAGTCGGCGGCGGCACCGGCATGATCTGCCATGAGTTCAAGGGCGGTATCGGCACCGCATCCCGGCGTGTGTCTGAGGAGCAGGGCGGTTGGACCGTCGGCGTGCTGGTGCAGGCCAACCATGGCAAGCGCCAGGAGTTGCGCGTGGATGGCTACCCGGTCGGGCGCCAGTTGGTGGACATTCCATCGCCGTTCGCCGAGCGCGGCACGCCGGGCATGGGTTCGATCGTGGTGATCATCGCCACGGACGCGCCGTTGCTGCCCCATCAATGCCAGCGCCTGGCGCAACGCGCCTCCATCGGTATCGCGCGCACCGGCGGCGGCACCGAGGATTCCAGTGGCGACCTGTTCCTGGCCTTCGCCACCGGCAATCACGGGCTGCCACCGGCTGATTACGGGCGCAAGGACCTGCCACTCAGCAGCGTGTTGCGCATGGTCAACAACGACCATATTTCGCCCTTGTTCAGTGCCGCCGCAGAGGCGGTGGAGGAGGCGATCATCAACGCGATCCTGGCGGGCGAGGACATGACAACCGAAGACGGCGTCAGGGTGCCGGGACTTTCCGACGAAGTATTAATCGGCGCGTTAAACAAGTGCGGTTGGAGCCTGTCCCGGTAA
- a CDS encoding TolC family outer membrane protein encodes MRVVFITLLLSCTSAHAAMGPFDVYEQALRNDPVFLGAIKERDAGLENRTIGRAGLLPRLSYNYNKGRNNSEAHLPDGRGGSYRDDRNYNSYGSTFSLQQPLFDYEAYANYRKGVAQALFADESFRDKSQALLVRVLSYYTQALFAQDQIDIARAKKKAYEQQFQQNQHLFQQGEGTRTDILEAESRYELATAEEIQALDEQDASLRELGALIGVQSVDIHDLAPLNQSFAAFTLTPANYDTWHELALSNNPTLASQRQAVEVARYEVERNRAGHLPKITAYASSRKQESDSGNTYNQRYDTNTIGVEVSLPLYAGGGISASTRQASRGMEQAEYELEGKTRETLIELRRQFSACLSGVSKLRAYQKALTSAEALVVSTKQSILGGERVNLDALNAEQQLYSTRRDLAQARYDYLMAWTKLHYYAGNLRDTDLAKVDEAFGPVK; translated from the coding sequence ATGCGCGTTGTGTTCATCACCTTATTGTTGAGCTGCACCAGTGCCCACGCCGCCATGGGCCCGTTTGATGTGTACGAGCAGGCATTGCGTAATGATCCGGTGTTTCTCGGCGCGATCAAGGAGCGCGACGCCGGCCTGGAAAACCGCACCATCGGCCGTGCCGGGCTGTTGCCGCGCCTGTCGTACAACTACAACAAGGGCCGCAACAACTCCGAAGCGCACCTGCCGGACGGGCGCGGCGGCAGTTACCGCGACGACCGCAACTACAACAGCTACGGCTCGACCTTCAGCCTGCAACAACCCTTGTTCGACTATGAAGCCTATGCCAACTACCGCAAGGGCGTGGCCCAGGCGCTGTTTGCCGATGAAAGCTTTCGCGACAAGAGCCAGGCGTTGCTGGTGCGGGTGTTGAGCTATTACACCCAGGCGCTGTTCGCCCAGGACCAGATCGACATTGCCCGCGCCAAGAAAAAGGCCTACGAGCAGCAGTTCCAGCAGAACCAGCACCTGTTCCAACAGGGCGAAGGCACGCGCACCGACATTCTCGAAGCCGAGTCGCGCTATGAGCTGGCTACCGCCGAAGAGATCCAGGCGCTGGATGAACAGGACGCGTCGTTGCGCGAGCTGGGGGCGTTGATCGGCGTGCAAAGCGTCGACATTCACGACCTGGCGCCGCTGAACCAGAGCTTTGCCGCCTTCACCCTGACCCCGGCCAACTACGACACCTGGCATGAACTGGCGCTGAGCAATAACCCCACGCTGGCGTCGCAACGCCAGGCCGTGGAAGTCGCGCGTTATGAAGTGGAGCGCAACCGCGCCGGGCATTTGCCCAAGATCACCGCGTATGCCAGCTCGCGCAAACAGGAATCCGACAGCGGCAATACCTACAACCAGCGCTACGACACCAACACCATCGGCGTCGAAGTCAGCCTGCCGCTATATGCCGGTGGCGGCATCTCCGCCTCCACCCGCCAGGCCAGCCGTGGCATGGAACAGGCCGAGTACGAACTGGAAGGCAAGACCCGCGAAACCCTGATCGAACTGCGCCGCCAGTTCAGTGCGTGCCTGTCGGGCGTGAGCAAATTGCGTGCGTACCAAAAGGCCCTGACCTCGGCCGAAGCGCTGGTGGTGTCGACCAAGCAAAGCATCCTCGGCGGCGAGCGGGTCAACCTGGATGCGCTGAACGCCGAGCAGCAGCTGTACAGCACCCGTCGCGACCTGGCCCAGGCGCGTTACGACTATTTGATGGCCTGGACCAAATTGCACTACTACGCGGGCAACTTGCGTGACACCGACCTGGCGAAAGTCGATGAGGCCTTCGGCCCGGTGAAATGA